The following coding sequences are from one Musa acuminata AAA Group cultivar baxijiao chromosome BXJ2-4, Cavendish_Baxijiao_AAA, whole genome shotgun sequence window:
- the LOC103981826 gene encoding exosome complex exonuclease RRP46 homolog: MGAMTVDRADGRSVNQLRPLACSRNILHRAHGSARWSQGDTIVLAAVYGPKAGTKKGENPEKASIEVIWKPKTGQIGKLEKEYEMILKRTLQSICLMTIHPNTTSSIIVQVFGDDGALLPCAINASCAALVDAGIPLKHLAVAICCGLTEGGSVILDPTKAEEQKIQAFAYLVFPNSPLSVLPSAPSAEVDGPIENGIITSVTHGVMPVVDYFNCLERGRAACAKISEFHRRSLESQVLGDLTKAT; this comes from the exons ATGGGAGCAATGACGGTGGATCGGGCGGACGGACGTAGCGTCAATCAGTTGAGGCCGCTCGCTTGCTCTCGGAATATCCTCCACCGAGCTCACGGCTCTGCTCGCTGGTCCCAAG GTGATACAATCGTATTGGCTGCAGTATATGGACCAAAAGCTGGAACAAAGAAGGGTGAGAACCCTGAGAAAGCCTCTATAGAGGTTATATGGAAGCCTAAAACCGGGCAGATAG GAAAACTGGAAAAGGAATATGAGATGATCCTGAAGAGAACTTTGCAAAGCATATGCTTGATGACTATCCATCCCAATACAACATCCTCTATCATAGTTCAG GTTTTTGGAGATGATGGTGCT CTTCTCCCTTGCGCCATCAATGCATCATGTGCTGCACTTGTAGATGCTGGTATTCCTTTAAAACACCTTGCTG TTGCAATCTGTTGTGGTTTAACAGAGGGTGGATCGGTGATTCTAGACCCTACTAAGGCAGAAGAGCAG AAAATTCAAGCATTTGCTTATTTGGTGTTTCCAAATTCTCCACTATCAGTCCTTCCTAGTGCGCCATCAGCAGAGGTTGATGGACCAATTGAGAACGGAATCATCACATCTGTTACACATGGGGTGATGCCTG TGGTTGACTATTTCAACTGCCTTGAACGTGGTCGTGCTGCATGTGCAAAGATCTCAGAATTTCATAGGAGAAGCTTGGAGTCACAAGTCCTAGGTGACCTTACTAAAGCGACATAG
- the LOC135609061 gene encoding E3 ubiquitin-protein ligase Os04g0590900-like — MVTTRNQKTWLPYEPPKDCSMGLCSIYCHHWCYTFFSPPPPILLSDESSRSTTFSPLVIAVVGVLATAFLFVSFYAIVSKYCCTSESLRRQQHRSDADDHELADDLGQSSRGDPWHVSPTHGLDQALINKITLCKYKRGDVLVEGTDCSICLGEFREDDSLRLLPKCSHAFHLPCIDTWLKSHSNCPLCRADIVVTDAEQPPAPPAPVDIPQVEDIQHSDEMGPLREDSAVVGGEEENQLENKIEVSPQTHGNLEGMESNSIVEIRDSDFQTLGRSASMGSLHRGGEVSMMDEFVAAKENGVWIGTTSSTGRGGGDLKDNSRNSRPQLVVSTAQMKRSFSSGRFGMSRNGRGRNAILPM; from the coding sequence ATGGTCACCACCAGAAACCAGAAGACCTGGCTTCCTTATGAGCCACCAAAAGACTGCTCCATGGGCTTATGCAGCATCTATTGCCACCACTGGTGCTACACCTTCTTCTCGCCTCCTCCCCCTATCCTACTCTCCGATGAGAGCTCACGGTCGACGACCTTCTCCCCCCTCGTGATCGCAGTCGTCGGAGTCCTCGCGACCGCCTTTCTCTTCGTGAGCTTCTACGCCATCGTCTCCAAGTACTGCTGCACGTCCGAGTCGCTCCGGCGGCAGCAACATCGATCGGACGCCGACGACCACGAGCTGGCCGATGACCTTGGCCAGTCATCCCGCGGCGACCCGTGGCATGTCTCTCCAACCCACGGGCTCGACCAGGCCCTGATCAACAAAATCACGTTGTGCAAGTACAAGAGAGGTGATGTCTTGGTGGAGGGCACCGACTGTTCTATATGCCTGGGCGAGTTCCGGGAGGACGACAGCCTCCGGTTGCTTCCAAAGTGTAGCCACGCCTTCCATCTTCCCTGCATCGATACTTGGCTGAAGTCGCACTCGAATTGCCCGCTCTGCCGGGCTGACATCGTGGTAACGGATGCAGAGCAGCCGCCAGCTCCTCCAGCTCCGGTGGACATTCCACAGGTCGAAGACATCCAACATAGCGACGAGATGGGGCCGCTCAGAGAGGATTCAGCAGTCGTCGGCGGAGAAGAGGAAAACCAGCTGGAGAACAAGATCGAGGTATCGCCACAAACACATGGCAACTTGGAAGGGATGGAGAGCAACTCAATAGTCGAGATAAGAGACTCTGATTTCCAAACACTTGGGAGATCGGCTTCAATGGGATCTTTGCATCGCGGAGGGGAAGTAAGCATGATGGACGAATTTGTAGCTGCGAAGGAAAACGGAGTTTGGATTGGAACTACTTCCTCAACGGGGAGGGGAGGAGGGGATCTCAAGGACAATAGCAGGAACAGTAGACCGCAACTTGTTGTGAGCACAGCACAGATGAAGAGATCCTTCTCCAGTGGGAGGTTCGGCATGAGTAGGAACGGGAGAGGAAGGAATGCGATCCTTCCGATGTAA